Proteins from one Triticum aestivum cultivar Chinese Spring chromosome 7A, IWGSC CS RefSeq v2.1, whole genome shotgun sequence genomic window:
- the LOC123154332 gene encoding uncharacterized protein translates to MLPMELNGPPFRQPTTPATAEQSHVQVPTQDEFDDIDKLTLLSLEFTWSAEDDPIRPVILDEMKKIKTGKELLEEVRKIEKNINAGSTISSQLELSVSRIPLDTCEFLTPSHSAEQDSEIPEEEMLQIQEEILEAKSQDDPELEYPNEQVEDPMSTTSEEVKEAVVDEDEEPEIHLPIVIQESDVPGFCLCTNQCMLTRFEVTSLGIPVELEHGDEEKQWGTHMEERSWSVHEEAKGEESQCKRM, encoded by the exons ATGTTGCCAATGGAGTTAAACGGTCCTCCATTTCGTCAACCAACAACTCCAGCAACTGCCGAGCAATCTCATGTGCAAGTACCCACACAAGATGAATTTGATGATATAGACAAGCTCACATTGCTTAGTCTCGAGTTCACTTGGAGTGCTGAAGATGATCCAATTAGGCCGGTGATACTAGAtgaaatgaagaagatcaagacTGGAAAAGAGCTACTGGAAGAAGTAAGGAAGATTGAGAAGAACATCAACGCTGGCAGCACTATTTCTTCACAGCTTGAGCTGAGTGTTTCTAGGATTCCTCTTGATACATGTGAGTTTCTAACACCTTCACATTCAGCTGAGCAAGATAGCGAGATTCCAGAGGAAGAGATGCTTCAGATCCAAGAAGAAATTCTTGAAGCCAAGTCACAAGATGATCCAGAGCTCGAATACCCAAATGAACAAGTTGAAGATCCAATGTCTACTACTTCCGAAGAAGTAAAAGAAGCTGttgtagatgaagatgaagaacctgagATTCATTTGCCTATTGTTATACAAGAGAGTGATGTGCCAG GTTTTTGCTTGTGCACGAATCAATGTATGTTGACCAGGTTCGAGGTGACATCCCTTGGGATCCCGGTGGAGTTAGAGCATGGCGATGAGGAGAAGCAATGGGGCACACATATGGAAGAGAGGAGCTGGAGCGTGCACGAGGAAGCAAAAGGAGAGGAGTCACAATGCAAGAGGATGTGA